From a region of the Alphaproteobacteria bacterium genome:
- a CDS encoding xanthine dehydrogenase family protein, with protein sequence MSRIEHPSHAAANVRLRQIGKPLVRTDSPTKVYGTATYAGDLVMPDMLHAAVLHSDRASALLNRVDVSRAKELAGVHSVLTGENLPAEQGVMTDMPGQTGGMTKNTKQPILAKDQVRFFGQPIALVAAETVAVAEQAIRLIEVEYEDVEGIYDPFESLRPGAPIVYGEDNVVARYKIRKGDLEKGFAEADVIVENTFTTQYQEQAFLEPEAALAWVDEHDILNIRSSTQVVEHYRAVADAIGLPHNRVRLRAEFVGGGFGGKEVMTIEVWLALLALDTRRPVRLVQSRERSFVSHGPRHPFTMTHRSGVTKDGRITALEISLTSDAGAYAKLSPYILLYATVGATGPYKVDNLHVDSVSAATNNLPTCAFRGFGTMQANLACEGQIEEIAKVLGMDAMDLRRRNFIQTGDPNVTGQIIRSAVWSDQCATEALQALGERPPGKGPVRIGRGVACYQQSYGRIRWMKDSSEAWVGVEMDGTVIVRSAVTDIGAGQSSALAQITAEVLGVPMDQVVVYFGDGAITPLAGTSTASRALYMSGNATKMAATQVRENLLGRAAQHFGVAPDELDMCDSQVFVLDNPERSMSLKDLVMSCAAAGIHRHNLAIFRAPVSEGLDPETGQGEVFPDFTYGAHAAEVAVDTETGEVRVLQSIGAHDVGQAINLRAVEGQIEGSALMGQGFALSEELILDKGCLTNASLSEYLIPTSEDVPEIKAIVLESRSGLGPFGAKGIGEPVFAPVAASIANAVADAIGIRIFDLPITPEKVIKALREKEAAG encoded by the coding sequence ATGAGCCGCATCGAGCATCCCAGTCACGCCGCGGCAAACGTCAGACTTCGCCAGATCGGCAAGCCGCTGGTGCGGACGGATTCGCCAACCAAGGTCTACGGCACCGCCACCTATGCGGGCGATCTCGTCATGCCCGATATGCTGCATGCCGCCGTCCTGCACAGCGACCGGGCCAGCGCCTTGCTCAACCGCGTTGACGTGTCGCGGGCCAAAGAGCTGGCGGGCGTGCATAGCGTGCTGACCGGTGAGAATTTGCCCGCCGAGCAGGGCGTCATGACGGATATGCCCGGCCAGACCGGCGGCATGACCAAGAACACAAAACAGCCGATCCTGGCCAAAGACCAAGTTCGATTTTTCGGCCAGCCCATCGCCCTGGTCGCGGCCGAGACCGTTGCCGTCGCCGAACAGGCCATTCGGCTCATCGAGGTGGAATACGAAGACGTTGAGGGCATTTACGATCCGTTTGAATCCCTCAGGCCCGGCGCGCCCATCGTCTACGGCGAGGACAACGTGGTGGCACGGTATAAGATTCGCAAAGGCGATCTGGAAAAGGGCTTCGCCGAAGCCGATGTGATCGTCGAAAACACGTTTACGACACAATACCAGGAGCAGGCCTTTCTCGAGCCCGAGGCGGCCCTGGCCTGGGTCGACGAGCACGACATCCTCAACATCCGCTCCAGCACGCAAGTGGTCGAGCATTATCGCGCCGTCGCTGATGCCATCGGCCTGCCCCACAACCGTGTCCGCCTAAGAGCCGAGTTCGTGGGCGGCGGTTTCGGCGGCAAGGAGGTCATGACCATCGAGGTCTGGCTGGCGTTGCTGGCACTGGACACGCGGCGTCCAGTGCGTCTGGTGCAGTCCCGCGAACGATCGTTCGTATCCCACGGGCCGCGGCATCCGTTCACCATGACGCACCGCTCAGGCGTGACCAAGGACGGAAGGATCACCGCGCTGGAAATCAGCCTAACCTCCGATGCCGGCGCCTACGCAAAGCTCAGTCCCTATATCCTGCTCTATGCCACGGTCGGAGCCACCGGCCCCTACAAGGTCGATAACCTGCATGTGGACTCCGTATCCGCCGCCACCAACAATCTGCCGACCTGCGCCTTCAGGGGATTCGGCACCATGCAGGCGAACCTGGCCTGCGAGGGGCAGATCGAGGAAATCGCCAAGGTATTGGGCATGGATGCGATGGACCTGCGTCGTCGCAACTTCATCCAGACCGGCGACCCCAACGTAACCGGACAGATCATCCGAAGCGCGGTCTGGTCGGACCAGTGCGCGACTGAGGCGTTACAGGCCCTAGGCGAGCGCCCGCCCGGAAAGGGACCGGTCAGGATCGGCCGCGGCGTTGCCTGCTATCAACAGAGTTACGGCCGCATCCGCTGGATGAAGGATTCCAGTGAAGCATGGGTCGGGGTCGAGATGGATGGCACCGTTATCGTGCGGAGCGCGGTCACGGATATCGGCGCCGGCCAGTCGTCGGCCCTAGCCCAGATCACGGCGGAGGTGCTTGGCGTGCCTATGGATCAGGTGGTCGTCTATTTCGGCGACGGCGCCATAACGCCCCTGGCCGGCACCTCGACGGCGAGCCGTGCCCTCTATATGTCGGGCAACGCCACCAAGATGGCTGCAACCCAGGTGCGGGAAAACCTGCTGGGTCGAGCCGCCCAGCATTTCGGCGTCGCGCCCGACGAACTGGATATGTGCGACTCGCAGGTCTTCGTGCTCGATAATCCCGAGCGCTCCATGAGCCTCAAGGACCTGGTCATGTCGTGCGCGGCGGCAGGCATTCACCGCCACAATCTGGCAATCTTCCGCGCCCCCGTCAGCGAAGGTCTCGATCCGGAGACCGGCCAGGGCGAAGTGTTTCCGGATTTCACCTACGGAGCCCATGCCGCCGAGGTGGCGGTCGATACCGAGACCGGGGAGGTGCGCGTATTGCAGAGCATCGGCGCCCACGATGTCGGCCAGGCCATTAACCTGCGCGCCGTCGAAGGCCAGATCGAAGGCAGCGCGCTCATGGGACAGGGTTTTGCGCTGAGCGAGGAGTTGATCCTCGACAAGGGCTGCTTGACGAATGCTTCGCTCAGCGAATACCTGATCCCCACATCGGAGGACGTGCCCGAGATCAAGGCAATCGTTCTGGAATCGCGAAGCGGTCTCGGTCCGTTCGGAGCCAAGGGTATCGGCGAGCCGGTCTTCGCCCCGGTGGCGGCGTCCATCGCCAACGCCGTGGCCGACGCCATCGGCATCCGCATCTTTGATTTGCCGATCACACCGGAGAAAGTGATCAAGGCGTTGCGGGAGAAGGAAGCGGCCGGGTGA
- a CDS encoding (2Fe-2S)-binding protein codes for MPSKKVVTLHVNGEAREITVPAHRTLLEVLRELGHVEVKCGCEKGDCGACAVLLDGEAVDSCLTLAWRADGRAVTTVTGLGGPDDVHPLQAAFIEHGGAQCGYCTPGMIMAAKALLDEDPSPTTEDIKRGLSGNLCRCTGYTRIFSAIHSAARTLREQRDVV; via the coding sequence ATGCCCTCGAAAAAAGTAGTGACGCTTCATGTCAACGGCGAGGCTCGCGAGATCACCGTCCCCGCGCATCGTACGCTCCTGGAGGTCTTGCGCGAACTCGGTCATGTCGAGGTCAAGTGCGGCTGCGAAAAGGGCGATTGTGGTGCCTGCGCAGTGCTGCTCGACGGCGAAGCCGTGGATAGCTGCCTGACCCTTGCCTGGAGGGCCGACGGCCGGGCGGTGACCACCGTCACCGGCCTCGGCGGGCCGGACGACGTTCATCCGCTACAGGCGGCTTTCATCGAGCACGGCGGCGCGCAGTGCGGATATTGCACGCCCGGCATGATCATGGCCGCCAAGGCCCTGCTGGACGAAGACCCGAGCCCCACCACCGAGGACATCAAACGGGGGCTCAGCGGCAACCTGTGCCGATGCACCGGGTACACCCGGATATTCTCGGCCATTCATTCCGCCGCCCGGACCCTGCGCGAACAGAGAGACGTCGTATGA
- a CDS encoding xanthine dehydrogenase family protein subunit M: protein MMLPTFELLEPKSLDEALAALADGGGTPMAGGTNLLPDLRARGKADGRFISLSEIGELRRIDHGEGRAVVGAGTTLTDILRDPAMPTAAPSLVAAAKVFAGSMVRNAATIGGNICYGSPAADIVPPLLSLDAEVALASSRGTRTLALKNYFLDYKKTAKRPDELLISVSWTLPEPGAANLFHKLGRRRGDAITVTGVAVTLAAKEGKCSKARIALGAVAPTVFRAKDAEDALLGKALTEEMIDAAAHAAADACRPIDDIRASADYRLHTAHVLVRRLLMQAWEQVT from the coding sequence ATGATGCTACCAACCTTCGAGCTCTTGGAACCGAAGTCCCTCGATGAGGCCCTGGCGGCTCTCGCCGACGGCGGCGGAACGCCCATGGCGGGGGGAACTAACCTGCTTCCCGATCTCCGCGCACGGGGCAAGGCCGACGGCCGCTTCATCAGCCTGTCGGAGATCGGCGAGTTGCGTCGGATCGACCATGGCGAGGGGCGTGCTGTCGTGGGCGCGGGAACCACGCTCACCGATATCTTGCGCGATCCCGCCATGCCGACGGCGGCCCCGTCGTTGGTCGCGGCGGCCAAGGTCTTCGCCGGTTCCATGGTCCGCAACGCGGCGACTATCGGCGGCAACATCTGCTACGGCTCGCCGGCGGCAGACATCGTTCCGCCGCTGCTGTCCCTCGACGCCGAGGTCGCGTTGGCCAGTAGCAGAGGAACACGGACCCTCGCCCTGAAGAACTATTTTCTCGACTATAAGAAGACAGCCAAGCGTCCTGACGAACTCCTGATTTCGGTCTCGTGGACGCTGCCGGAACCAGGCGCCGCCAATCTGTTTCACAAGTTGGGACGTAGAAGGGGCGATGCCATTACCGTTACCGGCGTCGCCGTTACGCTGGCCGCCAAGGAGGGCAAGTGTTCGAAAGCCCGCATCGCCCTGGGCGCGGTCGCGCCCACCGTATTTCGGGCCAAAGACGCCGAGGACGCCCTACTGGGCAAGGCGTTGACGGAGGAGATGATCGATGCGGCGGCGCACGCGGCTGCCGACGCATGCCGTCCCATCGACGACATCCGCGCCTCGGCCGATTACCGGCTCCACACGGCCCACGTTCTGGTGCGGCGCTTGCTGATGCAGGCATGGGAACAGGTCACCTGA
- a CDS encoding SDR family oxidoreductase — protein MRLENKTAIITGAAQGMGGVITETLAREGADLVLTARTREPLEEMAEKVRAMGRRAEVAPADVTDEEQVGGVVACAKAFFGGRIDILVNAAGATGPIETPVWEIEAQAFNDLLHKNVTGVFLTMKHVLPTMIEQRYGKIVTIGGASGVRGYRYRAGYSSSKWAIRGLTRTAALDVGEYNVNVNAIMPGIVETPRMEKLCREKANARGWTVQRVYDEYVEEMALKRVTTPQNIADAVVFLASDESQNMTGQELIIDGGWAV, from the coding sequence ATGAGACTGGAAAACAAGACAGCAATCATCACCGGCGCGGCTCAAGGTATGGGCGGCGTGATTACCGAGACCCTGGCACGCGAAGGTGCCGATCTGGTGCTCACCGCGCGCACGCGCGAGCCGCTCGAGGAGATGGCGGAGAAGGTTCGTGCCATGGGCCGCCGGGCGGAAGTGGCGCCGGCCGATGTGACCGACGAAGAACAGGTCGGGGGCGTCGTCGCGTGCGCCAAGGCGTTCTTCGGCGGACGCATCGATATCCTGGTCAATGCGGCGGGAGCCACCGGTCCCATCGAAACGCCGGTGTGGGAGATCGAAGCCCAGGCCTTCAACGATCTGCTTCACAAGAACGTCACCGGCGTGTTCCTGACCATGAAGCACGTCCTGCCGACCATGATCGAACAGCGCTACGGCAAGATCGTCACCATCGGCGGTGCTTCCGGGGTGCGCGGATACCGTTATCGCGCCGGCTACAGCTCGTCCAAATGGGCGATCCGCGGCCTGACGCGGACGGCGGCCCTCGATGTCGGCGAATACAACGTCAACGTGAACGCCATCATGCCAGGGATCGTCGAAACCCCGCGCATGGAAAAGCTCTGCCGCGAGAAAGCGAATGCGCGCGGCTGGACCGTCCAGCGGGTCTACGACGAATACGTCGAGGAGATGGCGCTGAAACGGGTGACGACGCCGCAGAACATCGCCGATGCCGTGGTCTTCCTGGCCAGTGACGAGTCGCAGAACATGACCGGCCAGGAACTCATCATTGACGGCGGCTGGGCGGTGTAA
- a CDS encoding hydantoinase B/oxoprolinase family protein: MSARPDPFTIEVIRNALTAIAEEMSFVVMRSARSPLLREAGDLSSALTDANGDLIAQGRDIPAHLGVMGSTVQEFLKRVPAGRLSPGDVWFLNLPELGGNHLPDVKAVRPVFADGALQAFAVSLAHWADIGGARPGSYVPDARDAWQEGLRISPLRVFTAEGPDREKLDMILANVRGSAEREGDILAQMASTRAADERLANVFDRYGVAIVRAAIADLHDQSEAEMRAALRSLPQGVYEGEDWLDDDGAGGEPIAVRVRIEIGDGEATFDFSRTAGAARGPLNATPFTTAASVFYAIMAIAGPNIQPNAGCARPLKIVTPAGSLVNPPRERPVVGGNHETSQRIVDAIFQAMEPVVAERLTAGGSTTSGLLLFSGRDPRTGQWTTLYEVHGGGEGARHDRDGMPVVRPHMSNVMNTPAEVIEANYPILIERQALRRGSGGKGRHRGGDGQVRVYRIAGPEVWLTTMVERCRIPPFGLQGGEPGEAFRITLERASGETLELAGKTHVRLTEGDRVTLESSGGGGYGAANA; the protein is encoded by the coding sequence ATGAGCGCGCGACCCGATCCTTTTACCATCGAGGTCATCCGCAACGCCCTCACGGCCATTGCCGAGGAGATGTCGTTCGTGGTCATGCGCTCGGCGCGCTCGCCCCTGCTGCGCGAAGCCGGTGACCTGTCATCGGCCTTGACCGACGCCAATGGCGATCTGATCGCCCAGGGACGCGATATTCCAGCGCACCTGGGCGTCATGGGATCGACCGTACAGGAGTTCCTGAAGCGGGTTCCCGCCGGGCGGTTGTCACCGGGGGATGTCTGGTTCCTCAACCTGCCGGAGCTGGGCGGCAATCATCTTCCCGATGTCAAGGCCGTGCGCCCCGTATTCGCCGACGGGGCGTTGCAGGCCTTCGCCGTCAGCCTCGCCCACTGGGCCGATATCGGCGGCGCCAGGCCCGGCAGCTACGTTCCCGACGCCCGCGACGCCTGGCAGGAAGGGTTGCGAATTTCGCCGTTGCGCGTGTTTACCGCCGAGGGTCCGGACCGCGAGAAGCTGGACATGATCCTGGCCAACGTTCGCGGCAGCGCGGAACGGGAGGGCGATATCCTGGCCCAGATGGCGTCGACCCGAGCCGCCGACGAACGCCTGGCCAATGTCTTCGACCGCTACGGCGTCGCCATCGTGCGGGCCGCCATCGCCGACCTCCACGATCAATCCGAGGCCGAGATGCGGGCGGCCTTGCGCTCGCTTCCCCAGGGAGTCTATGAGGGCGAGGACTGGCTCGACGACGACGGCGCCGGCGGTGAGCCCATCGCGGTGCGGGTGCGCATCGAGATCGGCGACGGCGAAGCGACCTTCGATTTTTCCCGTACCGCCGGCGCCGCCCGTGGCCCCCTGAATGCGACGCCGTTCACGACCGCCGCCAGCGTGTTCTATGCGATCATGGCGATCGCCGGCCCCAACATTCAGCCCAACGCCGGATGCGCTCGTCCGCTGAAGATCGTCACCCCGGCGGGCTCGCTGGTAAACCCGCCGCGGGAACGCCCGGTGGTCGGCGGCAATCACGAGACCTCGCAACGGATCGTCGACGCCATCTTCCAGGCCATGGAGCCGGTCGTCGCCGAGCGCCTGACCGCCGGCGGCTCGACCACGTCGGGACTGCTGCTGTTCAGCGGCCGCGATCCCCGCACCGGCCAATGGACCACGCTCTACGAGGTACACGGCGGCGGCGAAGGGGCGCGTCACGATCGAGATGGCATGCCAGTGGTGCGGCCGCATATGTCCAATGTCATGAACACGCCGGCCGAGGTGATCGAGGCCAACTATCCGATCCTGATCGAACGCCAGGCCCTGCGGCGCGGGTCGGGAGGCAAGGGACGGCACCGCGGCGGCGACGGCCAGGTCCGCGTCTATCGCATCGCCGGGCCGGAAGTATGGCTGACGACCATGGTGGAACGCTGCCGGATCCCGCCGTTCGGCCTGCAGGGCGGGGAACCGGGCGAGGCCTTTCGCATCACCCTCGAACGGGCCTCGGGCGAAACCCTGGAACTGGCGGGAAAAACCCACGTCCGTCTCACGGAAGGCGACCGCGTGACCTTGGAAAGCAGCGGCGGCGGGGGCTACGGAGCGGCAAATGCGTAA
- a CDS encoding hydantoinase/oxoprolinase family protein, giving the protein MTRSWKVGVDIGGTFTDVIAVNAGDGEVRTAKVQSQASDPAASIVAAYGAVGIDWADVSDLMHGTTMATNAIVEDRLAPVALIATEGFSDTIEIGRQNRRALYRLDVTPKLPPLVPADRRFEVAERVDAQGRVLTPLTEVEAERVAAAVKDTVVESVAVCLLQCFANAEHETQLGRRLQAHIPYVALSHRMSPEPREYERTNTTVLNAALMPLTAGYLDKLRESAAGGTNLHLVHSAGGMASIAAVEDRPLALALSGPAAGVAAAGKIARQLELEQAIGFDMGGTTTDTCVVIDGKVQVGSDQRLAERPVRQLMVAVESIGAGGGSIARAVGSAIRVGPDSAGAEPGPVCYGLGGDRPTVTDANLTLGYLNTERLLGGTIRLDPELARGAIQEMADDFKISVHETALGVYRVANASMARALRRVTVERGVDARACALIAFGGAGPMHAVALAREFGIARVVVPKFSSVFSALGCLTAELSYAEQHTARMSSTAWNADAFEAMRRKMYDRLAAPLAAAGHDPDTVVAHHVALIRYAGQSDTVEVPFAPPADPSALGDGFKARHERLYGFVTDEPWELETLRLTLSVPAGNDIVAPAAGKTAAKAPVTAACWFDGEGPTPAPRYERDTLPAGWKAEGPAIIEDEWSTTVVPPGATARNDDDGHIHIDTGEAP; this is encoded by the coding sequence ATGACAAGGAGCTGGAAAGTCGGCGTCGATATCGGCGGAACGTTCACCGACGTCATCGCCGTCAACGCCGGCGATGGCGAGGTCAGGACCGCCAAGGTACAAAGCCAGGCCAGCGACCCGGCGGCCAGCATCGTCGCGGCATACGGGGCCGTGGGCATCGACTGGGCCGACGTCTCGGATCTCATGCATGGAACGACAATGGCGACCAACGCCATCGTCGAGGACCGGCTGGCGCCGGTGGCGTTGATCGCCACCGAGGGCTTTTCCGACACCATCGAGATCGGCCGCCAGAACCGGCGCGCGCTCTATCGCCTCGACGTGACCCCGAAGTTGCCGCCGTTGGTGCCCGCCGACCGCAGGTTCGAGGTGGCCGAGCGCGTTGACGCCCAGGGCCGGGTTCTGACGCCATTGACCGAGGTTGAGGCCGAGCGCGTGGCGGCGGCCGTCAAGGATACGGTCGTCGAGTCCGTTGCCGTCTGCTTGTTGCAATGCTTCGCCAACGCCGAACACGAAACGCAACTCGGCCGCCGGCTTCAGGCCCATATTCCATATGTAGCGCTGTCCCATCGTATGAGCCCGGAGCCGCGCGAATACGAGCGCACCAACACGACAGTGCTGAACGCCGCTCTGATGCCGTTGACGGCGGGATATCTGGACAAGTTGCGTGAAAGCGCGGCGGGCGGGACAAATCTCCATCTCGTCCACTCCGCCGGCGGCATGGCATCGATCGCGGCGGTCGAGGACCGGCCGCTGGCGCTTGCCCTGTCGGGGCCCGCGGCCGGGGTCGCCGCCGCCGGAAAAATCGCCCGGCAACTAGAGCTGGAGCAGGCTATCGGCTTCGACATGGGCGGCACCACCACCGATACCTGCGTGGTCATCGACGGCAAGGTGCAGGTTGGCAGTGACCAGCGTCTCGCCGAGCGGCCCGTTCGCCAACTCATGGTCGCCGTCGAGTCCATCGGCGCTGGCGGCGGCTCCATCGCCCGCGCCGTGGGCAGCGCAATCCGCGTCGGCCCCGACAGCGCCGGCGCCGAACCGGGGCCGGTTTGCTATGGCCTCGGCGGGGACCGGCCGACCGTCACCGACGCCAACCTGACTCTCGGCTATCTTAATACCGAACGCCTGCTCGGCGGCACCATCCGCCTCGATCCCGAGCTCGCGCGCGGCGCGATTCAGGAGATGGCGGATGATTTCAAGATATCCGTTCATGAGACGGCGCTCGGCGTCTACCGCGTGGCCAACGCCAGCATGGCCCGGGCCTTGCGCCGGGTCACCGTCGAGCGCGGCGTCGACGCGCGGGCATGCGCCCTGATCGCCTTCGGCGGCGCCGGCCCTATGCACGCCGTCGCCCTGGCCCGTGAATTCGGCATCGCCCGCGTCGTGGTGCCCAAGTTCTCCAGCGTCTTCTCGGCATTGGGCTGCCTGACCGCCGAACTCAGTTACGCTGAGCAGCACACAGCGCGCATGTCGAGCACGGCGTGGAACGCGGACGCCTTCGAGGCCATGCGCCGGAAAATGTATGACCGGCTGGCGGCGCCGCTCGCCGCGGCGGGCCATGATCCGGACACGGTAGTCGCCCATCATGTCGCCCTGATCCGCTACGCCGGGCAGAGCGATACGGTGGAGGTGCCGTTCGCGCCGCCGGCCGACCCCAGCGCTCTCGGCGACGGGTTCAAGGCAAGGCATGAACGGCTCTACGGGTTCGTGACGGACGAGCCGTGGGAACTGGAAACCCTACGTCTGACCCTGTCGGTGCCGGCGGGCAATGACATTGTGGCTCCCGCGGCCGGGAAAACCGCGGCGAAGGCACCAGTGACTGCCGCGTGTTGGTTCGACGGGGAAGGCCCGACGCCCGCACCCCGTTACGAGAGAGATACGCTGCCCGCCGGGTGGAAGGCTGAAGGGCCGGCCATCATCGAGGATGAATGGTCGACCACCGTGGTGCCGCCGGGCGCGACCGCGCGGAACGACGATGACGGACATATCCATATCGATACCGGGGAGGCACCATGA